The following is a genomic window from Sinorhizobium fredii NGR234.
GCGGCAAGGTCAAGCCCGTTGGCGTACATACGATAGACCAGTTAAAAGTTCGGTCCGCGGGAGGAAGCGATGGAAATGGCGATTACGACGGTGGCGATGCTCGCGTGCCTGCAACTCAAGCACTTCGTCGCTGATTATGTGATACAGCCAGCCTGGATCCTGCGCGGCAAGGGCAATTTTCGCATGTTCGGCGGCTACGTGCATGCGGGAGGGCACGCGCTCGGAACCGTGCCGGCGCTGATGCTTGCCAACGCTGGCATGACGCGCATCACCATTCTTGTGCTCGCGGAATTCCTGGCTCACTATCTCATAGATTACGGTAAGGCACTGCTGTCACAGCATAGCCGCGCGGATGCTACGACCCGGGCCTATTGGGCCATGCACGGAGCCGATCAACTGCTGCACCAGCTCACCTACGCGGGGCTGATCCTTGCCGCGCTGCTGTAGGTGCTTTCGTTCCCGCGCTAAACATCACCGGCGGGGAATGGGCGTTGTTTGCGATGGCGTATCCGACGAAGAACCCTAGCTTATCCTCGTTCTGTGCTGAAAGGATCGCATAATGGATCGTCGGGAACCGGTTGAAACGAAGTTATAAGAATTTCACGATCGTCTTATAGTAGGCGGCTCCTGCCAGCGAACCGTTATGCACGTTATAAGAAGATTGCGTAAATCTTATAACTGGCTTTCTGATGAAGATGATCGAC
Proteins encoded in this region:
- a CDS encoding DUF3307 domain-containing protein: MEMAITTVAMLACLQLKHFVADYVIQPAWILRGKGNFRMFGGYVHAGGHALGTVPALMLANAGMTRITILVLAEFLAHYLIDYGKALLSQHSRADATTRAYWAMHGADQLLHQLTYAGLILAALL